One genomic segment of Suricata suricatta isolate VVHF042 chromosome 16, meerkat_22Aug2017_6uvM2_HiC, whole genome shotgun sequence includes these proteins:
- the NDUFA3 gene encoding NADH dehydrogenase [ubiquinone] 1 alpha subcomplex subunit 3, whose translation MAGRLTAFLKDVWAKEPVLVASFAIGGLAIIMPAVSPFTKYATMINQATPYTYPVPLRDDGNMADVPSHPQDPEGPSLEWLKKL comes from the exons ATGGCTGGGA GACTCACCGCCTTCCTCAAGGACGTCTGGGCCAAGGAGCCGGTGCTGGTCGCGTCTTTCGCCATCGGGGGCCTCG CTATAATTATGCCCGCTGTCAGCCCCTTCACCAAATACGCCACCATGATCAACCAGGCCACGCCCTACACCTATCCAG TGCCCCTCCGAGATGATGGGAACATGGCCGACGTGCCCAGCCACCCCCAGGACCCCGAGGGTCCAAGCTTGGAGTGGCTGAAGAAACTGTGA
- the TFPT gene encoding TCF3 fusion partner isoform X1 translates to MELEQREGTMAAVGFEEFSAPPGSELALPPLFGGHILESELETEVEFVSGGLGGSGLRERDEEEEAARGQRRRQRELNRRKYQALGRRCREIEQVNERVLNRLHQVQRITRRLQQERRFLMRVLDAYGDDYRASQLTIVLEDEGSQGTDAPTPGNAENEPPEKEGLSPPRRTPAPPEPSSPTPGEGPSGRKRRRAPRDGRRAGAVLTPELAPMQIKVEEDFGFEADEALDPSWVSRGPDKLLPYPTLASPHFD, encoded by the exons ATGGaactggagcagagagaggg GACCATGGCAGCCGTGGGCTTTGAGGAATTCTCAGCGCCGCCAGGCTCGGAGTTGGCGCTGCCTCCGCTGTTCGGTGGTCACATCTTGGAAAGCGAGCTAGAGACAGAAGTGGAGTTCGTGTCTGGGGGTCTGGGCGGCTCTGGGCTCCGGGAGCGAGATGAAGAGGAAGAGGCCGCCCGGGGCCAGCGGCGGCGCCAGCGGGAACTAAATCGAAGGAAGTACCAGGCGCTAGGTCGGCGCTGCCGGGAGATCGAGCAG GTGAACGAGCGGGTCCTGAACAGGCTGCATCAGGTGCAGAGGATAACCCGGAGGCTTCAGCAGGAGCGGAG GTTCCTCATGAGAGTGCTGGATGCCTACGGCGATGACTACCGCGCCAGCCAGCTCACCATCGTGCTGGAG GACGAGGGCAGCCAGGGCACAGATGCTCCCACCCCCGGCAATGCCGAGAACGAGCCCCCAGAGAAGGAGGGGCTGTCCCCACCCCGAAGGACGCCCGCACCCCCAGAACCTAGCAGCCCGACCCCTGGTGAGGGGCCCAGCGGGCGCAAGAGGCGGCGAGCACCGCGGGATGGACGCCGAGCTGGAGCTGTGCTGACTCCAGAGCTGGCCCCGATGCAG ATTAAGGTCGAGGAAGACTTTGGCTTCGAGGCGGACGAGGCCCTCGACCCCAGCTGGGTCTCTCGGGGGCCAGACAAACTGCTGCCCTACCCCACCCTAGCCAGCCCCCACTTTGACTGA
- the TFPT gene encoding TCF3 fusion partner isoform X2 produces the protein MAAVGFEEFSAPPGSELALPPLFGGHILESELETEVEFVSGGLGGSGLRERDEEEEAARGQRRRQRELNRRKYQALGRRCREIEQVNERVLNRLHQVQRITRRLQQERRFLMRVLDAYGDDYRASQLTIVLEDEGSQGTDAPTPGNAENEPPEKEGLSPPRRTPAPPEPSSPTPGEGPSGRKRRRAPRDGRRAGAVLTPELAPMQIKVEEDFGFEADEALDPSWVSRGPDKLLPYPTLASPHFD, from the exons ATGGCAGCCGTGGGCTTTGAGGAATTCTCAGCGCCGCCAGGCTCGGAGTTGGCGCTGCCTCCGCTGTTCGGTGGTCACATCTTGGAAAGCGAGCTAGAGACAGAAGTGGAGTTCGTGTCTGGGGGTCTGGGCGGCTCTGGGCTCCGGGAGCGAGATGAAGAGGAAGAGGCCGCCCGGGGCCAGCGGCGGCGCCAGCGGGAACTAAATCGAAGGAAGTACCAGGCGCTAGGTCGGCGCTGCCGGGAGATCGAGCAG GTGAACGAGCGGGTCCTGAACAGGCTGCATCAGGTGCAGAGGATAACCCGGAGGCTTCAGCAGGAGCGGAG GTTCCTCATGAGAGTGCTGGATGCCTACGGCGATGACTACCGCGCCAGCCAGCTCACCATCGTGCTGGAG GACGAGGGCAGCCAGGGCACAGATGCTCCCACCCCCGGCAATGCCGAGAACGAGCCCCCAGAGAAGGAGGGGCTGTCCCCACCCCGAAGGACGCCCGCACCCCCAGAACCTAGCAGCCCGACCCCTGGTGAGGGGCCCAGCGGGCGCAAGAGGCGGCGAGCACCGCGGGATGGACGCCGAGCTGGAGCTGTGCTGACTCCAGAGCTGGCCCCGATGCAG ATTAAGGTCGAGGAAGACTTTGGCTTCGAGGCGGACGAGGCCCTCGACCCCAGCTGGGTCTCTCGGGGGCCAGACAAACTGCTGCCCTACCCCACCCTAGCCAGCCCCCACTTTGACTGA
- the PRPF31 gene encoding U4/U6 small nuclear ribonucleoprotein Prp31: protein MSLADELLADLEEAAEEEEGGSYGEEEEEPAIEDVQEETQLDLSGDSVKSIAKLWDSKMFAEIMMKIEEYISKQAKASEVMGPVEAAPEYRVIVDANNLTVEIENELNIIHKFIRDKYSKRFPELESLVPNALDYIRTVKELGNSLDKCKNNENLQQILTNATIMVVSVTASTTQGQQLSEEELERLEEACDMALELNASKHRIYEYVESRMSFIAPNLSIIIGASTAAKIMGVAGGLTNLSKMPACNIMLLGAQRKTLSGFSSTSVLPHTGYIYHSDIVQSLPPDLRRKAARLVAAKCTLAARVDSFHESTEGKVGYELKDEIERKFDKWQEPPPVKQVKPLPAPLDGQRKKRGGRRYRKMKERLGLTEIRKQANRMSFGEIEEDAYQEDLGFSLGHLGKSGSGRVRQTQVNEATKARISKTLQRTLQKQSVVYGGKSTIRDRSSGTASSVAFTPLQGLEIVNPQAAEKKVAEANQKYFSSMAEFLKVKGEKSGIMST, encoded by the exons ATGTCTCTGGCAGATGAGCTCCTGGCTGACCTTGAGGAGGCAgcggaagaggaggaaggaggaagctatggggaggaagaagaggagccGGCAATCGAGGATGTGCAGGAGGAGACGCAGCTGGACCTCTCCGGGGACTCGGTCAAGAGCATCGCCAAGCTGTGGGACAGCAAGATG TTTGCCGAGATCATGATGAAGATCGAGGAGTACATCAGCAAGCAAGCCAAGGCTTCGGAAG TGATGGGACCAGTTGAGGCGGCCCCCGAGTACCGGGTCATCGTGGACGCCAACAACCTGACTGTGGAGATCGAGAATGAACTGA ACATCATCCACAAGTTCATCCGGGATAAGTACTCAAAGCGGTTCCCCGAGCTGGAGTCCCTGGTCCCCAACGCACTGGATTACATCCGCACGGTCAAG GAGCTGGGAAACAGCCTGGACAAGTGCAAGAACAACGAGAACCTGCAGCAGATCCTGACCAATGCCACCATCATGGTCGTCAGTGTCACGGCCTCCACCACCCAGGG GCAGCAGCTGTCGGAGGAGGAGCTGGAGCGGCTGGAGGAGGCCTGTGACATGGCGCTGGAGCTGAACGCCTCCAAGCACCGCATCTACGAGTACGTGGAGTCTCGCATGTCCTTCATCGCGCCCAACCTCTCCATCATCATCGGGGCGTCCACGGCCGCGAAGATCATGG GGGTGGCCGGGGGCCTGACCAACCTCTCCAAGATGCCCGCCTGCAACATCATGCTGCTCGGGGCCCAGCGCAAGACACTGTCCGGCTTCTCATCCACCTCTGTGCTGCCCCACACCGGCTACATCTACCACAGCGACATCGTGCAGTCTCTGCCCCCG GATCTCCGGCGGAAAGCAGCCCGGCTGGTGGCCGCCAAGTGCACGCTGGCAGCCCGCGTGGACAGCTTCCACGAGAGCACAGAAGGGAAG GTGGGCTACGAACTGAAGGACGAGATCGAGCGCAAGTTTGACAAGTGGCAGGAGCCGCCGCCCGTGAAGCAGGTGAAGCCGCTGCCTGCACCCCTGGACGGGCAGCGCAAGAAGCGAGGCGGCCGCAG GTACCGCAAGATGAAGGAGCGGCTGGGGCTGACTGAGATCCGGAAGCAGGCCAACCGCATGAGCTTTGGAGAG ATCGAGGAGGACGCCTACCAGGAGGACCTGGGCTTCAGCCTGGGCCATCTGGGCAAGTCCGGCAGTGGGCGTGTACGGCAGACACAGGTGAACGAGGCCACCAAAGCCCGGATCTCCAAGACACTGCAG cgGACACTGCAGAAGCAGAGCGTGGTGTACGGAGGGAAGTCCACCATCCGAGACCGCTCCTCAGGGACAGCCTCCAGCGTGGCCTTCACCCCACTCCAG ggcctggagatTGTGAACCCGCAAGCAGCCGAGAAGAAGGTGGCCGAGGCCAACCAGAAGTATTTCTCCAGCATGGCTGAGTTTCTCAAGGTCAAGGGTGAGAAGAGCGGCATCATGTCCACCTGA